GGATACTACTCACCCTAATAGGAAGTCTTTGCTTAGATACGTTGTTCAAACAGGCCCACTTGTTACTGATACTCACAAAGCCATTCTCAATGCCCCTTATACTGCTGCTGAAGTGAAGGAAGCATTATTTTCTTTTCCTGGTATTAAAGCACCAAGTCTTGATGGCTTTGGTTCTTACTTTTACGAAGATACTTGGAGTATAATTGGTGATGATATTATCTCTGTTGTCCTTGATGTTCTCCAACAAGGTAGATTGCTGAAAGAGCTCAACCACACAGTTATCACTCTCATTCCAAAGACTAAGTGTCCAAAGAATGTGAGTGAATTTAGACCCATCTCTTGGTGCAACACTTTGTATAAATGTGTCACTAAAGTTTTGTGTGGCAGGCTCAAACAGGTCTTACCAGATCTAATTCTTGAAAACCAGGGGGGTTTGTCCATGGTAGATACATTGTGCACAATATCATGGTTGTTTAGGACTTAGTGAAGCATTATGGAAGGAAACATGCTAAGGCAAGTTGTATGATGAAAATTGATCTGTAGAAGGCCTATGATACTGTGGATTGGGGTTTTCTGAAGGAAATTTTGGAGCACTTGGGGTTTCCTTGAGTGTTTGTGGATCTTGTCATGGAATGTGTGACCACTCCAAAGTTCTCTTTAATGCTCAATGGTACAATGCATGGCTTCTTCAAGTCAGAAAGGGGTTTAAGACAGGGAGATCCCATCTCTCCTCTCATGTTTGTTCTATGTATGGGATATCTCTCCAGAATCCTTCATAGAATGAGTGATCACTCTTTGTTCCAGTGTCATCCTAGATGTAAAGGTATTAAGCTCACACACTTATGCTTTGCTAATGATCTTATAATGTGTAGTAAAGGTGATTTTCCCTCTGTGTATCTTATGCTTCAAGCTTTTAAGATCTTCTCTGATTCAACTGGTCTGTTGGCTAATAAACAAAAATCTACTATCTACTACTATGGTATGTCTGAAAGTGACAGTACTAGAGTAGTGAATGTCTCTGGTTTCACTAGGAGCAATCTTCCTTTTAAGTACTTAGGAGTGCCTATTTGTGCTAAAAGAATCTCTGCAACTCAGTGTGATGTTTTGGTGGATAGAATGATCTCTAGAATCAAAGTCTGGAGTTCTAGGAATTTTTCATATACAGCTAGAATGCAACTCATAAATTCTGTCCTGCTTACCCTTCACATGTACTGGGCTCAAATATTTATCCTCCCCAAGCAAGTGTTGTAGAATGTTACCAAAGTTTGTAGAGCTTTCCTTTGTAGTGGACAGGTTTATAGTAATAAGCCTAGTAACATTTCTTGGAACAGTTCCTGTTGTGATAAGAAATATGGTGGTCTTGGTTTCAGAGATGTGTTCAATTGGAATACAGCTAGTATGGGAAAGTGTGTTTGGGCCATTGCCTCCCAGCAAGACAATGTATGGATTAAATGGGTAAAtgcagtttatgttaaagatgGGGACTGGATTGGAAAAGGATATGCGCTACAAAAGAGATGCTCAAACTGGTGTACACTCAGGCAGAGTTTGTTGTTATGCCTCACTATTATGTAAAATCTGTTTAAGAGAAGATTATTGGTGCAAAACCTCTGATTCATTGGGACAGTATGGTGTGGAATAGGATGAACATTCCCAAGCATATATTCATATGTTGGTTGGCTGTGCAGGGTAGGCTCCAAACCACTGCAAAATTGGCAAGAATAGGTGTTTGTGCTTCAGCAACCTGTTTATTATGTGGTCAGTTTGATGAGGATCATGCCCACTTATTTTTTGACTGTCCTTATAGTAAAAGGTGTATCATGGCTCTTAATGACTGGTTGAGTATCTCTTCTATCTCTTGTAACCTTCACCAACTTCTGAGAGTGACAGGACATAGTAGATTGACGAAATTCAGGAAGCAAGTGGTGTTGCAGTCTTAGCAGCTGCAGTCTATTTCATTTGGCAAAGCAGAAACAATAGTTTATGGACTGCTTCAGTTCCAATTGTGCAACAAGTAGTGAGTAGGATTATCCAAACTGTTAGGGAAAGAATCTTGTTTGTTATGCCTAAGAAAGTGAGTAGGAGAGATAGCTTATGGTTTGCTAACTTGTAAGCTTTGTTTTAGACTGTTTTCCTAGCTCTTTGGTGAAggagtccaacctagttggtttgctTCCCATGGAGTTAGTTTAGGTTGTAATTGGTTATGCTTCTTAATATATTTTACTTGCTtgcctagcaaaaaaaaaaaagataagtaGACGCGGTGACACCACATTAGAATGATTAACATTTTCAAGTATAATTTTTGTAATTCTTTTGTTactaaataaaagataagtaCACCATGTTAAGCTCGGCAAGTAGCAAGATAGTATACAAACTTGACAACAGCCAGTCCAAGTGATAATCACTacccaagaaaaaagaaagcatGGAATACAAGATACACCAACTTTCTTAGAAGGAAAAGGCTCTAAAATAACCACATGAAATGTTACAACCATTTAATAAAAGAGAATTTCATATTGGTAATCCTATACAGTATACAGCGAACATTAATATTAGTACTCGCAGGTTCGAAGCTGGTGACTTGTATCTAGGTGGATTTTCCATGGCACCAGGGCTAAGTTCCAACTGAAGCATATACGGTTTCGTTACCCACCACACCCCAACCCCCCAGACCCACAATTATCAAAATGCTTATGTCCCACAACAAAGCAGACTATTAAAGTTAAAAACAAATTACTGAAGAAATTTAGGACATACTATTGCCCATGgaagaaaaatagaaatgtaGCCTATATACTGCATACTATTTGCGTAGCTGAAATGCATAAGACCTATTAAATGATGGCACACTTGGACAAATTGGGACTTGAAGAGGTAAATTGTGATTCAAAATGGAAAACTCGATGCTGCAAGTGGAGGCAGAATTCATCAATTTAGTTTAAAATAGattttaatataatataaaGAATATTTTGTCAAAAGATGATATATTGTGATCATAATAGTATAAGATGTCATTACAAGTGCCTATAACACCAAATGTAGACATTGCATACGGTGTATTCTATTTAGATGATTTTCACTAATATGTACTTAATAGAACATATTAGATcttatcaaaatttaatttatttgtgAATTATATAGTTGTGTAGCTCATACATTTCTTGTACTTATCTGGTCTGAGTTAATATTTCCGAAAATAATTATGAAGAAGGTGAATAGAACAGGCCTGtatttttttactaatggtaTTTGTTTTCAAGCAATCACATATTTTAGAATCTGAGCAATGATAAGTATATCGTAAATTCACATAATCACACATGTCAATTGTGTTAGAGTCATAACCACAATTGTTAAGATAATAGATACATGCATTTAACAAAATAATACATTGTCTTTATACCTCTTCTTCCAATCAAAGAACACAAAGTAAGTGATTAAATcttgttttgttgaatttttctATTTGCTAATTTTTAGGTCTACCCCAAAAGAAAACAAAGGCCAATTAAAACAAAAGTTCAAATTGCATAACAAATAAAAAACTAGAAAAAATATCGTTTCAAATTGCACCTTATTCCAAGATTGGACCAAATTTTGGCGTTTGTTACCTTCCTAACATGCAAGGAGGAGTCCACATGTCACCCTCCTATGGGGCCAATCTAATTTGAGTAGGAAATTTGATTGGTCAATATAGGAAATATAATATTATTTGCAAGTGTAACAAATATGAACCACCAACATACTTCGATATGTGATAGTAAGGGAATAAGGTATACCTTAATAAGAGGTCGACAGTTTTCAATGTAGTTGATTGTACCTTGTAAGGTACTGCGTATAAATAAGTTTGGTAATTAGGTTCTCATTTTTTCAGGAGATATGACCTTGTAATTAGGTTCTCATTTTTTCAGGAGATATGACCTTGATTGTATCATATACAAGGTTTATTCAATTCTAAAAAACATTTGTTAGGATTTGGGATTACTTGGATGTTTTACCCAAGATAAAAGACAAATTATACACGAACTTTaggttaaattatttttttaccaccttaaaaattgataaattattttttaccacctaaaataaaatagaaattgCCTTTTACTACCTCTTAACTACAAAATGGATGAAAATtttatgtgaattaatgggAAGTGAGGGAaaatggtagtttatatacatGAAAATCGTGGGagttgggaaaaaaaaaatatagtcggtGAAATGAATCCGCATAACGTTTCCTTGCATTTTTCCGGTTAAGTGGtggtaaaaaaaataatgttattttgtttttaagtggtaaaagacaacttttagttttttaggtggtaaaaagcaatttgtcaatttttttaggtgataaaaaacaatttaacccAAACTTTAATACTTTATATTATATCCTCATCATAGTACTGCTGATACTCTAATATACCTTTTAAAATACAATGAAGGTTAGCTTGTAATCACTTTCATAAAGTCAAAGTACAACCGATTACACACATAAAATTAACAAGTTCTCCATAAGTAAACTATATTGTAAACTCACTTTGTTATGTTTGATTGTTTGAACCCTAgttaaacaaacaaaacaaatttGAACTATATTTTCAATATATACTTCAAAGACCAAATGGGGTACCCTAGCACATGGGCTTGTGGAGTTGTGGGGTACATATAACATAAGAAGAAGGAAATATTATGTTTACAAACTCTTTACAAAGAGAATCTTCTCTCTCTTAATTTGGTGGTTGACGAATTAACAtgatagaattttttttttttcctttttttttgataagtaaTGAAGTGAGGGGCCAGCTGAGCATATGGTGGGTTTTTTAGGGGTTCTTTACACTTCGTGCGGAAATTGAATGGCATAAAAGCGGCATGCTGTGATGTGTGAGCAAACAAATCATAGTGTCATTTCGTTAAAAAtatgtattatttatttataaaaatagtaccatttcgttataaaaagtaccattttgaTAAACAAaaaacccaaattcttatatgaaactgtcctcaccatcaactgatggtgagaccagttcacacttgcgaatttaggtatgttacttctatagtttagatatgttactttgtttttataattttagaggaggtactttttttagtttaggtatgttacttctatagtttatacatgttactccctctgtatttatttaagggatacacttgccttttccggccgtatttatttaagagatacacttgccatttttaataacttatcaaccccaccatctaattaaataatctatttacaccccacccccaccccccatcccctaaaatgacatagtccccacttgttttacttattaaaatatctacccaaccccacttgttttattaatttatttcattcaattctttttcttaatacccgtacccgattttttcttaatacccgtatccgaccaagtgtatctcttaaataaatacggagggagtattattttactattatgtttttacaaaaatatcACAGTATTGGGTTTTAGTTCCTCCTGAAACTAAAGCTTACATATCCTTAAACAGCCCGCACGAAGGGGCACTAGTCACAAGTTAGTGCTTTTACGCCTTATCATCTCAGCTGTGCGTTGCGGCGCCTGCccatttataaatttttttattttattttacttttcaatttttttttgttttgtgaaAAAATGCAACCACTAAATTATGTTTAGTATGTCTTTTGTCTATGTTTGGAGTATGTCAACTCCAATGATTTAAGGTCTACCCGTTTAAAAACAAGAATTATAGGTCTATTAAAGAAGGCTAATGATTTTGTTAAACTCAAATTAAGAAGTTGGTTTTTAGAGGAGTGTGGTGGTTAGTTTCAAAATCACGTTTTATTCAGAAATGTTTTACTCCCTTAATTGGGAAATGTTAAGACACATTCTtgttaaattgaaaattttaactCAATCAAATGTGTCTATGTAGAATCTTGTGATTCCCTAATTCCGCTCAATTTTTGTTTCTGACCTCTCTCtaaaaactcaaacaacaacaacCTAGGTTTCATCGTACTCGCCGGCATCCTGAACATTCCATCTACTTCGGGTCGTCGGTGAGCCTCTGAATGAGTTTAGGTAGTGAATTATTTTTCGGCGAAGCACACAAGTCGGGTTTTGACCAAGATTGGATGATAGGGTTTCGTTACTAGGTGATCCATTTCCTATGCAGTTTTTGTGCGTCGTCGTCGATTCCTGTAGTTCTCTCATTAGTTAAAGTACAACTTGCTTTTCAATGGGAGGGAGGCCTTCCGATCTGCTTgcattaaccttaccagattgAATAACAGATCCAATCGAAATGTCGTTGTCTTGTAGTGTCGGAGCACACCGATCTTGGCGGTAAGGTAAAGGTTCGGCTAGGTATAAAATTTGTGGTATTAATTACTCATTTGTTGTTTTGCCTTGGACATAATTGTATTCTAAAGTCAACCGCCACCCCTAACGTCACCTTCTCAACGGTAAATATTTAGTTAAAGTTTGGTTTTCGATTTGGCGGATTGCTTTGATTCTTACCTAGTTCAACTATGTAAGGTCTGTGAATTAGGGGAGTTTGGGCCTCTAACATCAGGGCTCCTCTTATCGCTATCGTCACGAGGTTTCTGGAAAGGTGGAGTTTGAATTGTAAAGCTGAAGATACGTGAGGTTTTATGGCTTGATTTTCTGTCCGATTTCAAGGCTTCAATGGATATTGTCTCGTTTTGTAAGTGGTTTTGTCTCTCTTCCTTGTTTCTAATTTTCTCCAAGCCTAGGTTATATGAGTAGCGCTATTATTTTTTCTGGTTAGTTTAAGTAGTTGGTCTTATTAGTTGTTGTGGTTTAGGAAGTAATATCCTGTTTTGAGTGTCTAGACCACATATTGTTAGTTTTTTTCCTTGATAGTTCATTCTACCAGGATGATGTTGTGTCATTTGTGGGTTATTGTTGTGTGGTTACTCTTTGTTTTGGTGTGTTATTACCCATATgaggttgttgtttttgttttgaagctGTGGTTTTCAAAAAAATCAGGTATGTTTGGAGGTCTTATGTGAGATTTTCCAAATCGGATGTTTGAACTAGCCCGGTTGGGTTTAATGAATAGGCGTAGAGAGGTAATAAATCTGATGTTCCTTCTTCCACTGAAGTTTGTAGTGTAGATTTTGGAGGAGGCGTCATGTTGGGTCTTGACAAGGAATATTCAATTGCCTTTGGCAGTGGTCTTGGAAGGTTTATGTTGTAGGGGAATatagttaaatacatataacatgtgcggaacaatccccaaagccagaaaacatgtataaagcacagattaagcaaatacattcgaagcgtgttttcccgattTTAGTATCAACAAActcgaacaaagaactccaattgtcattcctctatttggttcattgacacgttcagatccgtcttgataatcatagcttagacaatattcaagagtgtttgctttttggg
This Spinacia oleracea cultivar Varoflay chromosome 6, BTI_SOV_V1, whole genome shotgun sequence DNA region includes the following protein-coding sequences:
- the LOC130463310 gene encoding uncharacterized protein, with the protein product MCSKGDFPSVYLMLQAFKIFSDSTGLLANKQKSTIYYYGMSESDSTRVVNVSGFTRSNLPFKYLGVPICAKRISATQCDVLVDRMISRIKVWSSRNFSYTARMQLINSVLLTLHISCCDKKYGGLGFRDVFNWNTASMGKCVWAIASQQDNVWIKWVNAVYVKDGDWIGKGYALQKRCSNWCTLRQKKIIGAKPLIHWDSMVWNRMNIPKHIFICWLAVQGRLQTTAKLARIGVCASATCLLCGQFDEDHAHLFFDCPYSKRCIMALNDWLSISSISCNLHQLLRVTGHSRLTKFRKQVVLQS